In Vicia villosa cultivar HV-30 ecotype Madison, WI linkage group LG7, Vvil1.0, whole genome shotgun sequence, the DNA window GCTTTCTCTTTCATCTCCTTACCTTTTCCCCCCTCCATCATCTCCTTCACAAGACTCTCAATCTTATCCCTCTTAGCATCTTCAATCTCCAAACCAATCCCCCATTCATGACAACTAAATCTACTATTAGTTTGTTGTTCAGCAAAGAAAGGCCAACATATCATTGGAACACCACCGCACACACTTTCCAACGTTGAATTCCAACCACTATGCGTCAAAAAACCTCCAATTGCTGAATGGTCTAAAACCTCCTCTTGTGGACACCAACTTGATAACATTCCTCTATCTTTCGTCTCTTCCAGAAACTCTTGAGGCAAAACAGCATTTTCGCCAGCAACAAGATCAGGCCTTATTACccataaaaatgatattttactaTTAGCAAGTCCCCAAGCAAACTCAACCATCTGTTCGTTTGTCATAACTGTAATACTTCCGAAATTCACATAAACTACGGAATTCGGTTCTTTGCTATTCAACCATTCTAAACACTCCGGCTCTTCCTTCCATAGATTAGAACCAAATGAATTCAACTCCTTATCAGTCACTTCCTTCGAGAGTAAATGCAAGGGACCAATGGAATAAACAGGAGGCAAATTAATTGATGAAAACGCTTCCAAAACATTATGCTCCAAATCATCAAAAGTGTTCAGAATAATTGCTGAAGCTTTTTCAGCTCTCTGGCACTCTCCTAATATAAAatcaagcataacatcatttGGGTCTGTAGTTCTAACGAAGCTTGGAAAATCCTTTAAACGTATTTCTTTAATGCCTGGTACCCAATCTATAGAAGTCTCCAAATATCCATTTGTTATATAACTAGAGTCTGCATATCAAACACATTATTTACTTTATTGAACACTAAACATTAAAAATACATCCATCATAACTGAATTCTAATACAGTAAATTTGTGTGTCGGTGAATCATTACTCTTAAAAGATTTCCCATAAAGATATATGAAAGTAGTTGTTGACATTTATTTTTGGCACGTTTAAGTACATTTCTGACAATGATATGTGTATACTCAATCTACTGTgttcatttattattttctatcacatcacaattttttttatttctatcttTCTTGAAGTCTATACACACACCTATATAGATGtctctaaaatattttcatatttttaatgcctgtaaattttaatattttgttcttAAATCCCATAAAATCATGCAAATACTTATTATTTgacttaaattttaatattttttgaaaaatatgtttaaagtactaatttaaatattttataaaaaatataattaaaattaaatttagttgATATCCTCTTAAAAACAGGgattggatcctctccttctatTATTTCTCTCCAATTATCTCCTTCACAAATTTGTCTCTATCTCTCACTAACATTTTCCCTCTcttcttttttatatattatattttattaatgtgtaTTATTATTACACTTGTTTGATTGAAGGAGAGGGATGTATGGAAGGAGATGATCCAATGTGCTTAAAAACATGGAAATATTTTTTTGTAGTGATTTAAACTTGTTAAATAAATGATTGAAAagttgaaaaataattaaatatatttttttaacaagaattaaaattatctaaaaaatagttaaataaaacaaaaagaagaagaatacttcatattctttaaaatatatatttttgctgAAAGTTCTTAACCATTGCGTATTtctaagaaaatatattaaaataaaaaatcgttTTATAAACTATTTTGACAGATTACAAGCTTCTAAAATTTAAAGCAACCAACACATTAAAAATGTAACCAAAAACGATTTACCTTTGAGTGGTACTAAGCCCTTTTCAATGACTTGACGATATTGCATATATGCCATGAAGCCACATGCACTAGTTGTCCAATAAAGCACTTCAGGGACATTAATTTCTTGAGCAGCTTCCAATGTAAAAGTCATAACACCATCAGAAACTATGCAAGTGACAGGAGGGGTGTCTACAGCATTGTTGAGTTTTGCAAGAAGTTTTTTAAAGTGAGGTAAGCAAGTTTTTCTAGTAGACTCACACAAGGAAGGGATATCCTGTGTGACATCCACATCGGACTCAGGTAGACCATCAGGAATGGTTTCAAAACGAAAAGAGGAGAGACCGTTTAGAGAGTTAGGACCTCTAGATTTGAGAAGACGTTTGTGATTGTATTCAGTGTTAACAAAGGTGACATGAAAACCACCTTTGAAATGAAGAAGTTTTGCTAGTTTGAGCATTGGATTTATGTGACCTTGTGCTGGATATGGGATACACACAACATGTGACATATTCTTTGTTGTATTTAGAGAACCCATTTTGGTAGCAACTAGTTAAGTTTTTCTTTCAAAGCAAGAACTAactagaaaaagaaagaaatgatttgagttTGTTTTCCAAGTTCATTGGATTAGAACTAGATATTTATAGGTGAAATAGGAATGGCGGTGGcaaatttaaaaagaataaatattgCTCTCAAGTGGATGGTAGTGGGGGATATATCTACATGAGCGGTTTGCTGATGCAAACATGAACGCATTAATGTCCAcgtgtttattttttattattcccaagtgtaatattatttttcataactaACTAGTGGGATACCGGTGCATCCGCACGGGTACTGGTGTTGTGCGCGCATTTGTTTTTCACAacgaaatataaaatatatttaactataAAAAAATGCCGTGTTTAATTCCAATGAATATTAGGTGGAAAagcattttatatatattaaattacaattacgtaaaataaaaagtatttgtcataacatgattgcaACTTCTTTTCTTTATAGGTTATAAAGGTTGAAAATAATCTTTCCTTAACAGATTAAAGGATAGTCTTTTACGGCATCTCTTTTTAAAAtgtaaattttaaaagaaaaatataaatttgaaaaaaatcatAAGTTGATGAACACCTTAAAAAATTCTatagttaataaaatagtaataacaataaaaatattatattgataattaaaaatattacacAAATATTTAGAATTTATATGCAGCTTAAAAAAACAATTACGTATATAatcttgtttaaaaaaataaagagatactAAAAAAAGTTGTAtgaatagttttgttgtcttgcTCAAAGTAAAATGTCAACACCAAATTTACATTCATAAGCCATCGCTTTTGTTTCTGGATGAACCTACCTCAGGTCTGGATTCTACAAGTGCTTACAGTGTAGTTGAAAAGATTAGTTGTTCCGTCCGGTAATATAGCGAATCCAGATGAAAGAAGTGCAACATAATCAGGATCGCCTCCATTTAGAACCACATTCATTGCAACTATGTCCACAGGTGCATATATCACAAATGATCCTGTTGTGTCTGTGCAACTCTCTTGTAATATCAACATGTTGCTTTGGCTTGAATTTGCACTCTACATGTTACATATGAAAACAAATTAATAtagttttttcataaaaaatttaaatgattaaatgtaACATAAATTCAACAACATACATTCACTCGAAGTAGCGAAACGCAGTTTCCAGTATCTCTTCCATTAGCAATATGTGCCATTTCTTGAACAACTCCACCATTAGAAAGAATATCCCACTGTTTTCAACAGGTTCAAAATGTTACATGAgtcatataataaatataattaaatgttaCATGATTAAAATAATGATTTGAAAATAATGTGCATAAAGTGAGATGACATAAGATAAAAAAGGGAACAAAATTTCATGCAAAAGTTTATTAGAGTCTTGATGAAAAAGTGCAGTAGGTGTCACACTTCCTAGAAAGGAGAAGTGTTAAAACATCAAGGAACATAACGACCAGTGGTGTTTATCCATGTTTAGCTTCTCAGTTCTACCAAGATTTCTCAGCAAAAGATTTTTCTGTCTGGATTTACAATGGCGTAGTAGGAACCCCGCGTCGCCCACCATCATGGACTCCAGCTAGAACTCCGGGATGGACTCCTGGGAAAACACCCTGATCAGGACCAAGAAGTTTTGTTTCCAACCGACATTTTGTATCTTATCAGGAACCTTATTATAACCAAAAAGCGCAGACGGATGTTAGCCAGTCTATGGAGTATTCTGCAACATCATATGCACCTTCATATGAAGAGTTTGAGATTGACGAAGTGCTTGATGAGCCGGACCTTGGACCCAAGTATGCAAACCCATGGTTGCGTGAGGTTGCGGTGCTCTCATGGCGAACGCTACTCAATGTAATTCGAACTCCAGAACTGTTTGCCTCCCGTGAGATTGTGCTGACTGTTATGGCACTTGATGAATGGAGCATGACTATCTGCTTCTGATAGACATTTTTTACAGTTCTGTCCACTCTGAAATACAAAGCAAGCATTTAACAGGTTACATTCATACTCTTATTTCGAATTCAAAAGTCAAAGTGGAATTGACCAAGTGTGAAGAATGCAGTGCACAGAAAGATATTACACAGAGAAACTCATTCATGATAACATATAGTGGTTCTTACATTTAGATCAGGCtgcaatatttttaaaaaaagagagtATTAAATGATATAGGCTGCAATATTCATTTAACTATATATGCAATACAATCAAAGCAAAACCAAGCAAAACCAGAAACATAGGAAAACTATTATCATCAAACTGATAGCATAGCTTCACAACCAACCAAAACCACCCCAACAACAAAAACCAAGCAAAAGCAAAACCACATTTCCGAAGCTCTGCAGATCACATCTCTAACTcataacataaaattcaagaaagCAAGGCCATTGTAGACAGAAGTTCTACTCCTCCCGGAAAATTACGCTGTCGCCAAAAAGTATGCTCAATCCCGCCTCCTCCACCGCGTGAAGCGATCCACTTTTCGTGTGAATTTTTCATATGAGCTGCGGaaacacataaaaaataaaactacaaTAAAATACTATCCATATGCGGAACCAAAGTTCACAGTGGTTGTACCAAATGTCATAGATGCCAGTAGGGAAAAAATGAAAGTGCATAGCAAGAAAAACCAACAAAACATCAGCATAAGTTTTCAAAACATGTTCACAAGTGCAGAATTCGGGTGAAAACTTATGTTCGCACGGGTACAAAATGTCAGCATCAGTTTTCAGAACATGTTCACAATTTAGTTCCTACTTCTATTGAATTTGCTCCGCTTTTGCCTCTTTTCAAATCTAGATCAACAACAAATACActcatactttgtaattttcaatagGGTCAAGCAATCCTAGAAATGCTCCAAAAATATATGTGATAAAATGTGCCCTGCTGCACATAGTTATGTTCACCTTAAAAGCAATTTAAGCATTGCCATCAAAATTCATTACACCATCTCATGTTCACATTCGTGTTCAAATCACTTCAAATTGATATGTGAGAAATGAGATTCACAGAATCCATTTGGTAAATATGTCAAACACAACTATATGTACCTTTATTGCAGAACTTCGTGCACTAACTTTGTTAACCAAATGCATTAATCGTGTTAGGTTGATTGAATATCTAAAATTCTGCAATAAAAAAGAAGATGGAAAAGAAATCAATATAAGTTTCAATTTCAAATCATGAAAACAACCCAAAAAATCTCAGATCAAATGCAGTATATTGCCCAAATAATTTATCAAAAATTATTATGAAAAATGCAAAGTAATAGTTTTAAGTCTAATAAGCATACATGCACTGAATACACATCATAACCACAATGCCTCCAAAACAGATATGGTGTTTAAAAGATCATAAAACTCTTCTAAGAGTTGCTTGTCAAGTGTAACAACTTTTGCCAAATTTGATAGTATTGCAGCAGTCTTGTCAGCCTGTTGATAAAGAAACTTTCAAATATGAATTCAGCCGCCATAGATGATAAAAAAACGATATGACAACACAAATTTTGACATAAATTTGAATGTCAATATAACTACATTAATCATGAATTTGGACATATGACAAGTACAAAATAGCAGCCAAGAAATATATTGGATATGATTCAACTGTGACTATAAGTAAAACAATCTAACTACATTAATGATTACTTACATTAATGTTTCCTGCAATGAAAAGGATACTGGTGTGAATCGGTTCACATTGATATAAGGTTGTTGTACAACTATCTCCACCTTCTTTCTCTGATAAATCAAACATAAACTATAACAGATTAATATTATAGAAAAACAACATATTTCTAAACTATATTCAATCATATCAGCAAGAAAATTCAACGAAATACAAACATCAAAAGAGTAACGATTATATCTACAACATCCAAAAACCGAAAGCACCAAATACAAATTATTCATGCTCTTACCTTAATGTCGATTATTTCGCCTACAAATCAATGATGGAAG includes these proteins:
- the LOC131617282 gene encoding 7-deoxyloganetin glucosyltransferase-like, which encodes MGSLNTTKNMSHVVCIPYPAQGHINPMLKLAKLLHFKGGFHVTFVNTEYNHKRLLKSRGPNSLNGLSSFRFETIPDGLPESDVDVTQDIPSLCESTRKTCLPHFKKLLAKLNNAVDTPPVTCIVSDGVMTFTLEAAQEINVPEVLYWTTSACGFMAYMQYRQVIEKGLVPLKDSSYITNGYLETSIDWVPGIKEIRLKDFPSFVRTTDPNDVMLDFILGECQRAEKASAIILNTFDDLEHNVLEAFSSINLPPVYSIGPLHLLSKEVTDKELNSFGSNLWKEEPECLEWLNSKEPNSVVYVNFGSITVMTNEQMVEFAWGLANSKISFLWVIRPDLVAGENAVLPQEFLEETKDRGMLSSWCPQEEVLDHSAIGGFLTHSGWNSTLESVCGGVPMICWPFFAEQQTNSRFSCHEWGIGLEIEDAKRDKIESLVKEMMEGGKGKEMKEKALEWKKLAQNAALGPNGSSFMNLKNLFSNVLKYEISSN
- the LOC131617284 gene encoding homeobox-leucine zipper protein HDG2-like encodes the protein MAHIANGRDTGNCVSLLRVNSANSSQSNMLILQESCTDTTGSFVIYAPVDIVAMNVVLNGGDPDYVALLSSGFAILPDGTTNLFNYTVSTCRIQT